One window of Thermocoleostomius sinensis A174 genomic DNA carries:
- a CDS encoding peptidylprolyl isomerase has product MTIVLQINHQTITTADLLPLLIRYRMLPGLLRELILDRAIADIKYSDTELTQWQQRSEFQASNICEQDRIRSLKIHLFKQQQWGNQLETYFVERQRSLMQVVYSLIRTPDRDIAYELYFRLQANEQSFANLAAQYSQGPEAETGGLVGPVELGTYHPDFAQLLANCPLGVVSPPLQLDDRFVVLRVEARIPAQLDATVQQRLLDEQLEHWLSEQMQSIELLPSHRNAI; this is encoded by the coding sequence ATGACTATCGTTTTACAGATCAATCATCAAACCATTACTACTGCCGACTTGTTGCCATTGCTCATTCGTTATCGAATGCTGCCTGGTCTATTACGCGAGTTGATTCTCGATCGAGCTATTGCTGACATTAAATACAGCGATACTGAACTAACTCAATGGCAACAGCGATCAGAATTTCAGGCTTCCAATATCTGTGAACAAGATAGGATTCGATCGCTAAAAATTCATTTGTTTAAGCAACAACAGTGGGGCAACCAACTAGAAACCTATTTTGTTGAGCGGCAACGTTCACTCATGCAGGTAGTCTACTCACTAATCCGCACACCCGATCGCGATATAGCTTACGAACTATATTTTCGTCTTCAAGCTAATGAACAATCGTTTGCCAACCTCGCCGCCCAGTACTCGCAAGGCCCAGAGGCAGAAACAGGTGGATTAGTCGGCCCAGTAGAATTAGGAACGTATCATCCCGATTTTGCTCAGTTACTAGCCAATTGCCCGCTTGGCGTCGTGTCTCCACCGTTGCAACTGGATGATCGGTTTGTGGTTTTGCGGGTAGAAGCACGCATTCCGGCTCAACTCGATGCAACAGTGCAGCAGCGACTTCTAGATGAGCAATTGGAACACTGGCTTTCTGAACAAATGCAATCGATTGAGCTTCTGCCATCTCATCGCAACGCAATCTAA
- a CDS encoding pre-peptidase C-terminal domain-containing protein: MSKTTLTVLDAPATQNSTNFVPNQYYEYFAGTLRGAPYVRRDSISSFFDTVDTTLFFFNGGNFNASLTGIRPGTDIDMRLIRDNNNNGIVDSFDTIIASSLRGSNADEAINVNGLAAGRYFLQSYLYSGPGSTYTLRMSNTRIGGNLLPVETNVGILRGFRQFSDSLYEPGEFGNGSRGDAADTFQFSVAGLRFVNITLSGLSADADLRLVQDRNRNGVIDIPEIIAESTNAGISPDSVTAFLGTGTYFAQVYLYSGTSTGYTLSFS, from the coding sequence ATGTCAAAAACAACACTGACTGTGTTGGATGCACCAGCAACGCAAAATTCCACTAATTTTGTGCCAAACCAGTACTACGAGTATTTTGCTGGGACTCTGCGCGGTGCGCCTTATGTGCGTCGCGATAGTATCAGCAGCTTCTTTGATACGGTCGATACGACATTGTTCTTCTTCAATGGTGGTAACTTCAATGCTTCTTTAACAGGAATTCGTCCAGGTACGGACATTGATATGCGATTAATTCGCGATAATAACAATAACGGTATTGTTGATAGTTTCGATACGATAATTGCCTCTTCCCTGAGAGGAAGCAATGCAGATGAGGCAATCAATGTCAATGGTTTAGCGGCAGGTAGGTACTTCTTACAATCCTACCTTTACAGTGGACCTGGCAGCACCTACACCTTGAGGATGTCGAACACTAGAATCGGTGGTAACTTGTTGCCTGTAGAAACCAATGTTGGAATTCTGCGTGGTTTCAGACAGTTCTCTGATTCACTTTACGAACCTGGCGAGTTTGGCAATGGTTCACGTGGTGATGCGGCTGACACATTTCAGTTCTCAGTTGCTGGCCTTCGCTTTGTTAATATTACGCTCAGTGGTTTGTCTGCTGATGCTGATTTACGGCTTGTTCAAGATCGTAACCGCAACGGTGTCATTGATATTCCTGAAATTATCGCTGAATCAACCAATGCTGGCATATCTCCTGATTCTGTGACAGCTTTTCTGGGAACCGGTACTTATTTTGCTCAGGTCTATCTCTATTCCGGTACTAGCACTGGTTACACATTAAGTTTTAGCTAG
- the pheS gene encoding phenylalanine--tRNA ligase subunit alpha encodes MTTQLSDLETQLSTLKQEAQRAIATASDLEQLEQLRIKYLGKKGSLSQVLGGMGKLDASERPRIGALANEVKELIQAELEQTRSTLQTAQIEAQLEAETLDVTMPGIYQPQGRTHPLTSTIDRVVDIFVGLGYTVAQGPEMESDYYNFEALNTPADHPARDMADTFYLPDGNLLRTHTSSVQIRYMENNEPPVRIVAPGRVYRRDTVDATHTAVFHQVEILAVDEGLTFTDLRGTIKIFLESMFGECPIRFRPSFFPFTEPSAEVDLQWRGRWLEVMGCGMVDPNVLKAVGYDPEVYTGFAAGFGVERLAQVLHQLDDIRRLYSSDLRFLRQF; translated from the coding sequence ATGACCACACAGCTTAGCGATCTCGAAACTCAACTGTCCACCTTAAAACAAGAAGCTCAGCGGGCGATCGCCACTGCATCTGACCTAGAGCAACTGGAACAACTGCGCATCAAGTACTTGGGTAAGAAGGGCAGCTTATCGCAAGTGTTGGGCGGTATGGGAAAACTAGATGCCTCTGAACGACCACGCATCGGTGCGTTGGCTAATGAAGTCAAAGAACTGATTCAAGCAGAACTAGAGCAGACTCGATCGACGCTACAAACAGCGCAAATTGAAGCGCAACTGGAAGCTGAAACTCTAGATGTGACAATGCCGGGAATCTATCAACCCCAAGGTCGTACCCATCCCCTGACCAGTACGATCGATCGAGTTGTAGATATTTTTGTGGGACTGGGCTATACAGTGGCACAAGGCCCAGAAATGGAGTCAGATTACTATAATTTTGAAGCCTTGAATACACCTGCCGACCATCCAGCGCGTGATATGGCAGACACCTTCTATTTGCCAGATGGTAACTTGTTGCGCACGCATACTTCCTCTGTGCAGATTCGCTACATGGAGAACAACGAGCCACCGGTTCGGATTGTAGCTCCAGGACGGGTCTATCGTCGTGATACAGTCGATGCAACCCATACCGCCGTTTTCCACCAGGTTGAAATTTTGGCGGTAGACGAAGGATTGACGTTTACCGATTTGCGCGGCACCATCAAGATTTTTCTAGAGTCAATGTTTGGCGAGTGTCCGATTCGTTTCCGTCCCAGTTTCTTTCCGTTCACGGAACCGTCTGCTGAGGTGGATTTGCAGTGGCGCGGTCGCTGGCTGGAGGTCATGGGCTGTGGCATGGTCGATCCCAATGTTCTCAAAGCGGTGGGCTATGATCCGGAAGTATACACGGGATTTGCTGCGGGGTTTGGGGTAGAGCGGTTAGCCCAAGTATTGCATCAGTTGGATGATATTCGCCGCTTATACAGCAGCGATCTCCGCTTCCTACGCCAGTTTTAA
- the gloA2 gene encoding SMU1112c/YaeR family gloxylase I-like metalloprotein, protein MKTNGFHHVAIICSDYAKSKHFYVNILGFEVIQETFRAARRSYKLDLKVGDNDAIELFSFPDPPARPSRPEACGLRHLAFEVNDLEAIVTDLSAQGIAVEPIRLDDLTGKRFTFFQDPDGLPLELYER, encoded by the coding sequence ATGAAAACAAACGGCTTTCACCATGTTGCTATTATCTGTTCGGACTACGCAAAATCCAAGCATTTCTATGTCAATATCCTGGGGTTTGAAGTGATACAAGAAACCTTCCGCGCCGCCCGCCGTTCCTACAAGCTGGATTTGAAAGTGGGAGATAACGACGCGATCGAGCTATTTTCTTTTCCTGACCCGCCCGCTCGCCCCAGCCGTCCTGAAGCTTGCGGACTGCGACATTTAGCCTTTGAGGTCAATGATTTAGAGGCGATCGTCACTGACCTCAGCGCACAGGGCATTGCGGTTGAACCCATTCGGCTAGATGACTTGACAGGCAAGCGCTTTACCTTCTTCCAAGATCCCGACGGTTTGCCCCTAGAACTTTACGAGCGCTGA
- the larB gene encoding nickel pincer cofactor biosynthesis protein LarB, with product MSNPDALRNLLNDVATGTLSPDVALDKLKHFDFEPIDEFAKVDHHRLLRTGFPEVIWGQDKTPDQIAQIIRTMRLHNSVVMATRIRPEVYAQVQAQIPDLDYYPLARICALKPGQLEPRYAGTIALLSAGTADLPVAEEAAVTAELCGFRVKRLWDVGVAGIHRLLNNRHVIDEADVLIVVAGMEGALPSVVAGLANCPVIAVPTSIGYGASFNGLAALLTMLNSCAAGIGVVNIDNGFGAAILAGQILRTAHRLSSKGDL from the coding sequence GTGTCCAATCCTGACGCCTTACGCAATCTACTCAACGATGTTGCCACCGGAACCCTTAGTCCCGATGTAGCACTCGATAAGCTCAAACACTTTGACTTTGAGCCGATCGACGAGTTCGCCAAAGTTGATCATCATCGATTGCTGCGCACAGGTTTTCCAGAAGTGATTTGGGGGCAAGACAAAACGCCCGACCAAATTGCTCAAATTATCCGAACCATGCGGCTGCACAATTCGGTGGTGATGGCAACGCGCATCCGTCCTGAGGTTTATGCTCAGGTTCAAGCGCAAATTCCCGATTTGGACTACTACCCGCTGGCCCGTATTTGTGCCCTGAAACCTGGACAACTTGAACCTCGCTATGCAGGAACGATCGCCCTGCTGTCTGCGGGAACAGCCGATTTACCCGTCGCAGAAGAAGCCGCTGTGACGGCCGAATTGTGTGGATTTCGGGTCAAACGGCTTTGGGATGTAGGTGTGGCGGGCATTCACCGATTGCTCAATAACCGTCATGTCATTGACGAGGCAGATGTGCTGATTGTAGTGGCTGGTATGGAGGGAGCTTTACCCAGCGTTGTGGCTGGTTTGGCTAATTGTCCAGTGATTGCGGTTCCTACCAGTATTGGTTATGGAGCCAGCTTCAACGGCTTGGCGGCTCTGTTAACAATGCTGAACTCCTGTGCGGCTGGCATCGGAGTCGTTAATATTGACAATGGATTTGGAGCCGCTATTTTGGCTGGACAAATTCTGCGGACGGCTCATCGCTTAAGCTCAAAAGGAGATTTGTGA
- a CDS encoding histidine kinase, whose amino-acid sequence MPAIPCHILVEGNPVIVYASRNGSPEKVLPILNRFLDTFWQERDASGEISDTPECLVAQIVVRFGFEICEDDYSNLRVGLHYYPDVEYLYTITADRQVQVWVPEIDYRENPALGLKGCHPLHNTNHC is encoded by the coding sequence ATGCCCGCTATTCCTTGTCATATTCTAGTCGAAGGTAATCCAGTTATTGTTTATGCAAGTCGAAATGGCTCCCCCGAAAAGGTACTTCCGATTCTCAATCGATTCCTTGACACATTCTGGCAAGAGCGAGACGCTTCTGGTGAAATCAGCGATACCCCAGAATGTTTAGTAGCCCAAATTGTTGTGCGATTTGGCTTTGAGATTTGTGAAGACGATTATTCTAATTTGCGGGTAGGGTTGCACTATTATCCTGATGTAGAGTATTTGTATACAATTACAGCCGATCGCCAAGTACAGGTTTGGGTGCCAGAGATAGACTATCGCGAAAATCCGGCGTTGGGGTTAAAAGGCTGCCACCCCCTCCACAACACTAACCATTGTTGA
- a CDS encoding methyltransferase, translating into MMMMQMVTSYWVAQSIYAAAKLGIADHLGDRAQSTEVLAQLTATDPRSLYRLLRALSSLGIFVETEPGWFALTPLATYLQRDQPGSVRDAAIMLGDPEHYASWGNVMHSLRTGESAFENLYGMNVFQHYAQNPEAAAVFDRAMTSFSSVENVGVVTGYDFSPIHTLVDVAGGHGSLLAAVLHANPHLHGILFEQPAVVAGAASVLASYGVSDRCQVVEGNFFEAVPTGADAYLLKHIVHDWDDDRSIEILKQCRRAMTDNGRVLIVEQVIPPGNEPFMGKLLDMNMLVMCPGGRERTAAEYEVLLTAAGFKLSRIVPTSTMVSVVEGVAAF; encoded by the coding sequence ATGATGATGATGCAAATGGTGACGAGCTATTGGGTGGCGCAATCAATTTATGCTGCGGCCAAGCTGGGCATTGCCGATCACTTAGGCGATCGGGCCCAATCAACTGAGGTATTGGCTCAACTCACTGCAACTGATCCTCGATCGCTGTATCGATTGCTGCGTGCGTTGTCGAGTCTGGGAATTTTCGTTGAAACCGAACCGGGTTGGTTTGCCCTCACTCCCTTAGCTACGTATTTGCAGCGCGATCAGCCTGGTTCTGTGCGTGATGCCGCCATTATGCTCGGTGATCCAGAACATTATGCCAGTTGGGGCAACGTGATGCACAGCCTGCGCACGGGCGAAAGTGCCTTCGAAAATCTGTATGGCATGAATGTGTTTCAACACTATGCCCAAAATCCAGAGGCCGCCGCCGTGTTCGATCGGGCTATGACCAGCTTTTCATCCGTAGAAAATGTCGGCGTTGTCACGGGTTATGATTTCTCCCCAATTCACACCTTGGTAGATGTGGCGGGCGGTCACGGTAGCCTATTAGCCGCTGTGTTACACGCTAACCCTCATCTGCACGGCATTTTGTTTGAGCAACCAGCGGTGGTAGCCGGGGCAGCTTCGGTGTTGGCGTCTTATGGCGTGAGCGATCGCTGTCAAGTGGTGGAAGGGAATTTCTTTGAAGCCGTACCCACTGGAGCCGATGCTTACCTGCTCAAGCACATTGTGCATGACTGGGATGATGATCGATCGATCGAAATCTTAAAACAATGCCGACGCGCCATGACGGATAACGGTCGTGTATTGATTGTGGAACAAGTGATTCCACCGGGCAATGAACCGTTTATGGGCAAATTGCTGGATATGAATATGCTGGTGATGTGTCCGGGTGGACGTGAACGCACCGCCGCCGAATATGAGGTATTGCTGACCGCTGCTGGGTTCAAGCTGTCTCGTATTGTTCCGACGTCAACAATGGTTAGTGTTGTGGAGGGGGTGGCAGCCTTTTAA
- a CDS encoding MFS transporter: protein MRRFLNLNLLFVWSELFSLIKASMTLTLTRETRNVALLVICQALAMTSITILFTVAALIGDRLAADKSLATLPLALLQIAVMITTIPASLLMKQRGRRFGFVLGTIIGLAGAGLGVTSTVIGHFWLFCVATILFGVFNGFVGFYRFAAADAASESFRAQAISLVVAGGVVAAIVGPGLASWTKDWLTATFAGSLVPIVGLQVVTLGVLQGIEMPPLSTSEQREAGRSLRQIMQQPVFIVATLGSMVGYGVMVLLMTATPLAMVAIDHPFEAAASVIQWHILGMFAPSFFTGFLIARFGVLSIILSGVILNFLCVGVNGVGVEVGHFRVALTLLGIGWNFMFVGSTTLLTATYTPVEKAKTQAMHDFLMFACVAVATFLSGRILNNSGWATVNQTAVPGLVLVFVAVLWLRQRQGQRQRIQSSSIDHPKVKN, encoded by the coding sequence GTGCGACGTTTCTTAAATCTCAATTTGTTGTTTGTGTGGTCTGAACTGTTTTCCCTAATCAAAGCATCCATGACCTTGACCCTGACTCGTGAAACCAGGAACGTGGCGTTGCTGGTAATTTGCCAGGCCCTCGCCATGACCAGTATTACCATTCTGTTTACCGTGGCCGCCCTAATTGGCGATCGTTTGGCAGCCGATAAATCCTTGGCAACGCTACCATTGGCGCTGTTGCAGATCGCGGTGATGATAACTACCATTCCAGCTTCGCTATTGATGAAGCAACGCGGGCGGCGATTCGGCTTTGTGTTGGGTACAATCATCGGTCTGGCAGGAGCCGGGTTAGGTGTAACTAGTACTGTGATCGGTCACTTTTGGCTATTTTGCGTAGCTACGATTCTGTTTGGCGTCTTCAATGGCTTTGTTGGCTTTTATCGGTTTGCGGCGGCCGATGCTGCCAGTGAGTCGTTTCGGGCGCAGGCAATCTCGTTGGTGGTTGCGGGGGGCGTGGTGGCCGCGATTGTGGGGCCAGGGCTGGCCAGTTGGACGAAGGACTGGCTAACTGCCACCTTTGCTGGATCATTAGTGCCGATCGTAGGCTTACAAGTAGTCACCTTGGGCGTGCTGCAAGGCATTGAGATGCCGCCGCTTTCGACATCGGAGCAGCGAGAAGCAGGGCGATCGCTGAGGCAGATTATGCAGCAACCCGTATTCATCGTCGCCACGTTGGGTAGCATGGTGGGCTATGGCGTCATGGTGCTGCTGATGACGGCAACTCCTTTGGCAATGGTAGCGATCGATCATCCCTTTGAGGCAGCGGCGTCTGTGATTCAGTGGCACATTCTTGGCATGTTCGCTCCATCATTCTTTACCGGATTTCTGATTGCCCGCTTTGGCGTTTTGTCAATTATTCTCAGCGGCGTTATCTTAAATTTTCTATGTGTGGGGGTCAATGGGGTTGGGGTTGAGGTTGGACATTTTCGCGTTGCCTTGACGCTATTGGGAATCGGCTGGAATTTCATGTTTGTGGGTTCTACCACGCTGCTGACCGCTACCTATACACCCGTCGAGAAGGCCAAAACCCAAGCCATGCATGATTTTTTGATGTTTGCCTGTGTTGCTGTTGCCACATTTTTGTCAGGGCGAATTCTCAATAACAGCGGCTGGGCGACTGTCAATCAAACGGCGGTGCCGGGGCTGGTGTTGGT